The following are encoded together in the Lactuca sativa cultivar Salinas chromosome 1, Lsat_Salinas_v11, whole genome shotgun sequence genome:
- the LOC111878807 gene encoding uncharacterized protein LOC111878807, with product MGLWTLLEGCLLIANALAILNEDRFLAPRGWSFQEYSGVKRNSLKGQIIGLIYATQYLRVLLMILNSLCIVVKLVSG from the coding sequence ATGGGTTTGTGGACTCTGTTAGAAGGTTGTCTGCTAATTGCGAATGCACTAGCAATACTAAATGAAGATCGTTTTCTTGCACCAAGAGGTTGGAGCTTCCAGGAGTACTCAGGGGTTAAAAGGAATTCACTCAAAGGGCAAATCATTGGTCTCATTTATGCAACTCAGTATTTAAGAGTACTTCTTATGATCCTCAACTCCCTTTGCATTGTTGTAAAACTTGTTTCTGGTTAA